The Ooceraea biroi isolate clonal line C1 chromosome 11, Obir_v5.4, whole genome shotgun sequence genome includes a region encoding these proteins:
- the LOC105275332 gene encoding 27 kDa hemolymph glycoprotein: protein MKCITFTAVAFAVLLGLFRCTHSQENLPSADDVLQQVSGIVGDIPELKNLNTSAIPSVEQARNLFKEKCTKNGGPDAFENAQRAQVEMTDCIRTLINITELEAEMEKYKPTGDLDIVFKNYCDKRTTLRACVYNFTNTMEHCLDEREKENKKIVMNITDSLLEFACFKQGDRIALFISTGGPECFQEKQQELQDCANKTFSSYLPKSDASGFIGLESLPTLNFETKECMDITNLQNCMVTELEKCKDSTPANIMDSILNYIKKVTPCEKLLKAQSAAATGTSVSFHVSNAFSTVAVLSIIAICKSFFILQ from the exons GCCTCTTTAGATGTACGCATTCACAAGAAAATCTACCGTCCGCCGACGACGTTCTCCAACAGGTTAGCGGTATAGTGGGTGACATACCGGAATTGAAGAACTTAAATACATCTGCAATACCCAGCGTCGAACAGGCGAGAAATCTCTTTAAGGAGAAGTGCACTAAGAACGGTGGACCAGACGCGTTTGAGAATGCCCAAAGGGCCCAGGTGGAAATGACAGATTGTATTCGTACACTCATTAATATCACGGAGCTCGAGGCGGAGATGGAGAAGTACAAACCGACCGGCGATCTCGATATCGTTTTTAAGAATTACTGCGACAAGCGCACTACTTTGCGAGCCTGCGTGTACAACTTTACGAACACGATGGAGCACTGTctggatgagagagagaaagagaacaagaagatcgtgatgaacatCACCGACTCACTATTGGAATTCGCTTGCTTCAAGCAGGGAGATCGCATTGCTC tttttataTCAACCGGAGGACCCGAATGCTTCCAAGAGAAGCAGCAAGAGCTTCAAGACTGTGCCAATAAAACGTTCAGTAGCTACCTACCGAAAAGTGATGCCTCTGGTTTCATAGGCTTGGAGAGTCTACCGACGCTGAATTTTGAGACCAAGGAATGCAT GGACATAACCAATCTCCAAAATTGCATGGTGACAGAATTGGAGAAATGCAAGGACTCAACGCCCGCGAATATAATGGACtctatacttaattatataaagaaagtAACGCCGTGTGAGAAATTACTGAAAGCGCAGTCTGCTGCTGCTACAGGTACATCAGTCAGTTTCCACGTATCGAACGCTTTTTCCACTGTAGCAGTATTGTCCATTATAGCCATCTGTAAAAGCTTTTTCATCCTACAGTAA